DNA sequence from the Sulfoacidibacillus ferrooxidans genome:
CTCTATGTTGCGGCTGGACTCTTTCAGTACATGACCCCCCCTGTGATCATGCGGATTATTCAGGTGAGTACAATTGGCACACGTGTCGAATCTAACTATGATATGTCACGTTTTTTCTCGATGCGAGAAGGGTTTTGTTTTCGCGGGCGAGTTCATGAGCAAGTAGGTGCCTACGTGGCAGGGAGATTTACGTCTGTATATGACCATCCGGTTGTGGGGGTGCGAGTATGGCATGACGGCTATGAAGATAGTGTGATGCAACAAAAAGGGAAGTTAGATCGCAATATTCATCTTCTTCGTAAAGCGTTACAAGAAAATCCAGGAGACATTGGTACGCTTGGTTTTTTAGGACGAGAATTATATCTTCATGGCGATTTGCAAGAGTCTGTAGACATTCTATATGGTTGTGAACACTTAGCCAAACACTATCCTGAGTATTTACGCATACCTGAGGTTCGCGTTTTTTTAATTAATGCGTTGATGGATTTAGGACGTATGGAAGAAGCTATGAAATTGGGTCAACGCTTTATTAGCGATAGCTCAGATTTCCCTAACGCTTGGTTTGAGTATGCGCGTGTGCACGATCGTATGATTAGAAACTTGTTAGGACAAGCCAAGCATTTATTTGTGACGTCTGCAAAGGTAGCTCATGACTATCGTGGCATTGTATCTTATGATCAAGATATTGTGCGTTGGAAGCACCAAGCAGGTCTAGCAGATGTGGCTGTCATGGAAGGTAGAGTTGCAGATGCCTATCAGCTATATAGCGATATTTTAAAAATAGTACCAGATCATGAAGGTATTAAATCGCAAATGAAAATGCTAGAAGATGAGGCTCGAAGGTTACTCAATCTCGTCCATTCTGGATAGAGTAGACTGCGTGTCTCAGTGATACCGTATGTGTGATTGTTTTTGGGATATGGTATCATATGGACGATGGCACAGAGTAGTTAGGACTGTGCATACTATTTGCGATAGTAAAGGGAGTCAATTATGCGGATCGTATTTTATAGTGGACAAGTTTCAGGACATGGCGGCACGGAAACCGTACTTAAGGGTATGTGTCAAGGATTGCAACAACGTGGGCATAAGGTGCAGATTTTGTTGACAGCACCTTCTACTGATTCATCTTGGGAGAAAGGATTACCTGTTAAATATGTGGCAGTGCCTCCATCCTATGTGGGATTTGCAAAGGTCGATCCACTGATGGCACATGTGCTATTTTTTCAGCATGCGATGCGTGGTGGGCCTGCACCTGATATCATTGTGTGCCTTGGCACATGGCAGACAGCCGTTGCACGTGCAGTGGCAGAGTCTTTCTCTAAGCGACCAAAGGTGATTAGTTGGATGCAGTTTAGTTTGCACGTCATGCCTGATTCTAAATGGTTGAACTTTGCAGATATGAATATTGCTATTTCTGCGGGGATTCAGGCGCAACTGGCAACTGCATTTCCTGAAGTACCAACACCGCTTGTGTATCATCCAGTGGTGGATCAGTTGCGCTTTATTCCAAGACCAGATATCACTACATTTGTTTATGTAGGACGCTTGATGAATCAACAAAAGCGTATTGATACATTATTTACTGCATTGTCTGAAGTAGATGGGGATTGGCGCTTGAAAATCATTGGGGACGGACCTGATGAAGTTCGGCTAAAACAGCAGGCGCATGATCAGGGCATAGAGGATAAGGTGGAGTGGCTTGGTTGGCAGTCTGATCCTTGGTCTGCAATTGATGAAGCGACTGCATTAGTGTTACCTTCTGATTTTGAGGGATTTGGTCTCGTGTTAGTTGAGGCATTATCATGTGGCATTCCCGTTATCGCTAGTGATTGCCATATGGGGCCAAGTGATATTGTCCGTCCCGGAACCAATGGATGGTTATATCCGCCGAGGGACATCGCGAGTTTGCGTGGCCTAATACAGGGGATTATTCATGGTGCTC
Encoded proteins:
- a CDS encoding glycosyltransferase; this encodes MRDTLQAVRELLVHKKFEDALASCKALFTEQGEMKSAQLFAYTGECYEGLLQGAEAFACYERAWILDPQANWLLQKVQTYSAQRKAILDSWLMDVLAVPKVTVGAAIITRDDERTIARCLRSLEGAVDECIVIDTGSTDHTAEIAKEMGAQVFHFTWIDDFSAARNFSLSKVTSDWVICIDADEYLFDEDKDHLYVAAGLFQYMTPPVIMRIIQVSTIGTRVESNYDMSRFFSMREGFCFRGRVHEQVGAYVAGRFTSVYDHPVVGVRVWHDGYEDSVMQQKGKLDRNIHLLRKALQENPGDIGTLGFLGRELYLHGDLQESVDILYGCEHLAKHYPEYLRIPEVRVFLINALMDLGRMEEAMKLGQRFISDSSDFPNAWFEYARVHDRMIRNLLGQAKHLFVTSAKVAHDYRGIVSYDQDIVRWKHQAGLADVAVMEGRVADAYQLYSDILKIVPDHEGIKSQMKMLEDEARRLLNLVHSG
- a CDS encoding glycosyltransferase, with product MRIVFYSGQVSGHGGTETVLKGMCQGLQQRGHKVQILLTAPSTDSSWEKGLPVKYVAVPPSYVGFAKVDPLMAHVLFFQHAMRGGPAPDIIVCLGTWQTAVARAVAESFSKRPKVISWMQFSLHVMPDSKWLNFADMNIAISAGIQAQLATAFPEVPTPLVYHPVVDQLRFIPRPDITTFVYVGRLMNQQKRIDTLFTALSEVDGDWRLKIIGDGPDEVRLKQQAHDQGIEDKVEWLGWQSDPWSAIDEATALVLPSDFEGFGLVLVEALSCGIPVIASDCHMGPSDIVRPGTNGWLYPPRDIASLRGLIQGIIHGALELPSPESCQETAKRFSYEDQVDNFERVLKTCPLRN